The Nocardia arthritidis genome has a window encoding:
- a CDS encoding LysR family transcriptional regulator, which produces METRELRYFVAVAEELHFGRAAQRLAMAQPPLSRAIQQLERRLGVMLLHRTSRAITLTEAGAVLLREARAALDAVEAAERRTRRAAADRPGVVLATKAGASNELLSKLLDAYAAEPGAVAVEVLLCGPGEQGRLLRDGRADVALLHRPFDPTTGLDTEDLHTEQQVVVLPAGHHLANRAHISLAEVSALTDLPSPRWPRQDGSYPDGPGPQVRDHTQLTQLIALGRTCAVMPESIRTHLRDKHAIVPVPDAPAVTTVIAWPPHSRSKAVADLVRTAIRL; this is translated from the coding sequence GTGGAGACGCGGGAGTTGCGATACTTCGTCGCCGTCGCCGAGGAGTTGCACTTCGGGCGGGCGGCACAGCGGCTCGCGATGGCGCAACCACCACTGTCTCGGGCGATCCAGCAGCTCGAGCGGCGGCTCGGAGTGATGCTGCTGCACCGCACCTCTCGCGCAATCACTTTGACCGAAGCCGGGGCGGTGCTGCTGCGGGAGGCGCGGGCCGCGCTCGACGCGGTCGAAGCCGCGGAGCGCCGCACTCGACGTGCCGCCGCCGACCGGCCGGGCGTGGTGCTGGCCACCAAGGCCGGAGCGTCCAACGAACTGTTGTCGAAGCTGCTCGACGCCTACGCCGCCGAACCGGGCGCCGTCGCCGTCGAGGTGCTGCTGTGCGGGCCCGGCGAACAGGGGAGACTCCTGCGTGACGGACGCGCCGACGTTGCCCTGCTCCACCGGCCCTTCGACCCGACAACCGGACTCGACACCGAGGACCTGCACACCGAACAGCAGGTCGTGGTCCTGCCCGCAGGGCACCATCTCGCCAACCGGGCCCATATATCTTTGGCCGAGGTTTCCGCCTTGACCGACCTGCCGTCGCCTCGCTGGCCTCGACAGGATGGGAGCTATCCGGACGGCCCCGGCCCGCAGGTTCGCGACCATACCCAGTTGACCCAACTGATCGCGCTCGGCCGGACCTGTGCGGTCATGCCCGAGTCCATCCGAACCCACTTGCGCGACAAGCACGCCATCGTGCCGGTACCCGACGCGCCTGCGGTCACGACCGTCATCGCCTGGCCACCGCACAGCAGATCCAAAGCCGTCGCCGACCTCGTCCGCACCGCGATACGCCTCTAG
- a CDS encoding MerR family transcriptional regulator — MQIGDFAAATGTTTRMLRHYESQGLLEPARRDANGYRDYDETQIAQARQIRDLIRCGIPSRLVKDLLSALTDSDGIYPEHVDPDTVDAVENEWQRMCRCVNCMAQRRDALRAYLDQISSPARPA; from the coding sequence ATGCAGATTGGCGATTTCGCAGCGGCAACCGGCACGACCACCCGCATGCTGCGCCACTACGAATCACAGGGCCTACTGGAACCGGCCCGCCGGGACGCCAACGGCTACCGCGACTACGACGAGACGCAGATCGCCCAGGCCCGGCAGATCCGGGATCTGATCCGCTGCGGGATCCCCAGCCGCCTGGTCAAGGATCTGCTCAGCGCGCTGACCGACAGCGACGGAATCTACCCCGAGCACGTCGATCCCGACACGGTCGACGCCGTCGAGAACGAATGGCAGCGGATGTGCAGGTGTGTCAACTGCATGGCGCAGCGCCGCGACGCCCTACGCGCCTATCTCGACCAGATCTCCTCCCCGGCGCGTCCGGCCTGA
- a CDS encoding WXG100 family type VII secretion target: MAHRYDLAAMERFVTDLDGHIRRLSGMHEAVGRSAADLRPHFVGDGGDGFSTAHADWQSDSGKRLDELRTLRTQVHTAHRNYAEAERLNREIFGFAG; encoded by the coding sequence ATGGCGCACCGATACGACCTCGCGGCGATGGAGCGATTCGTCACCGACCTGGACGGGCACATCCGGCGGCTCTCGGGCATGCACGAGGCCGTCGGGCGATCCGCTGCCGACCTCAGGCCCCACTTCGTCGGCGATGGCGGTGACGGGTTCAGCACCGCCCACGCCGACTGGCAGTCCGATTCGGGTAAACGCCTCGACGAGTTACGCACACTGCGCACACAGGTGCACACCGCCCACCGCAATTACGCGGAGGCCGAACGGCTCAACCGCGAGATATTCG
- a CDS encoding SDR family oxidoreductase, with product MSAQTIALVTGANKGIGYEIAAGLGALGWRIGVGARDSRRRDTAVEKLRAAGTDAFGVPLDVTDDASVAAAAELIADRAGGLDVLVNNAAITGGMPQTPTTVDPATVRTAVETNVIGVIRVTNAMLPMLRGSAAPRIVNMSSSVGSLTLQTTPGSETGPISAAYSPSKTFLNAVTVQYAKELSDTNILINCGCPGYTATDLNGFRGHRTPAQGAAIAIHLATLPDDGPTGGFFDDAGTVPW from the coding sequence ATGAGTGCACAGACGATCGCGCTGGTGACCGGCGCGAACAAAGGAATCGGATACGAGATCGCGGCGGGCCTCGGCGCCCTCGGCTGGCGAATCGGTGTGGGCGCGCGGGATTCGCGGCGCCGCGACACCGCGGTGGAGAAGCTGCGCGCGGCCGGAACCGATGCGTTCGGTGTACCGCTCGACGTGACCGACGACGCGAGCGTGGCCGCCGCGGCCGAGCTCATCGCCGACCGAGCCGGAGGCCTCGACGTCCTCGTCAACAACGCGGCGATCACCGGCGGTATGCCACAGACGCCCACCACGGTCGATCCCGCGACCGTGCGAACTGCCGTGGAAACCAACGTGATCGGCGTCATCCGCGTCACCAACGCGATGCTGCCCATGCTGCGCGGCTCGGCAGCACCGCGAATCGTGAACATGTCCAGCAGCGTCGGCTCGCTCACCCTGCAGACCACGCCCGGCAGCGAGACCGGCCCGATTTCCGCCGCGTACTCGCCGTCGAAGACCTTCCTCAACGCCGTCACCGTCCAATACGCAAAAGAACTGAGCGACACCAACATCCTGATCAACTGCGGCTGCCCCGGCTACACCGCCACCGACCTCAACGGCTTCCGCGGCCACCGCACCCCCGCACAGGGCGCGGCCATCGCGATTCACCTCGCGACCCTCCCCGATGACGGACCGACCGGCGGATTCTTCGACGACGCCGGAACAGTGCCCTGGTGA
- a CDS encoding dihydrofolate reductase family protein — protein MGRLIYGFNVSVDGYIADAQGNIDWSDPSEELHQYWNDFERETALSFYGRRLYELMSAYWPTADKAPGATPLIVDFAHIWRDMPKVVFSRTLESVDWNSRLERGDPVEVVTKLKAETDGRLEVAGATLAAPIVRAGLVDEYRIVIAPTAVGGGTPFFPTLPSWISLRLLENRTFPGGTVLLRYEAKHD, from the coding sequence ATGGGCAGACTCATCTATGGCTTCAACGTATCGGTGGACGGGTACATCGCCGACGCACAGGGCAACATCGACTGGTCCGATCCGAGCGAAGAACTGCACCAGTACTGGAACGACTTCGAGCGGGAGACCGCCCTATCGTTCTACGGGCGGCGGCTCTACGAACTGATGTCCGCGTACTGGCCGACCGCCGACAAGGCCCCGGGCGCCACCCCGCTGATCGTCGACTTCGCGCACATCTGGCGCGACATGCCCAAGGTCGTGTTCTCGCGCACCCTGGAGTCGGTCGACTGGAACTCCCGCCTGGAACGCGGCGACCCGGTCGAGGTGGTAACGAAGCTGAAAGCCGAAACCGACGGCAGGCTGGAGGTGGCCGGCGCGACGCTGGCCGCACCGATCGTGCGGGCCGGACTGGTGGATGAGTACCGGATCGTGATCGCGCCCACCGCAGTTGGCGGCGGCACACCGTTCTTCCCGACACTGCCGTCATGGATCTCACTGCGACTGCTGGAGAACCGCACCTTCCCGGGCGGCACGGTCCTGCTGCGCTACGAGGCAAAACACGACTGA
- a CDS encoding MFS transporter yields MTTMTRPARRLPSGVLVLSTCVFTVCISEFMISGLLDAMSASFRRPAPVIALLTTVFAIAVMVGAPVTAAFTVRLHPKRTLIAAMSAFAVAHVLSAVSPVFWAVIAFRALSGIACATLLSVGAVAAVRMVEPSMTARALTVLLGGMTVANVVGVPVSAWVGSFFGWQAAFVLVAVLAVVGCVFLARIRIEPAPSAGDGLRTQLVVEARVLIRPAMLVTFAVVVLFQVAMFATFTYLQPLTTQIGHLGSGVTGGLLALFGVGSMIGVTIGGAAVRHGFLRTMVISVIGIIVTIAALMLLIHQSVIVLGVVVFLFGTAACAITPALNGRVFALAGDAPTLASGVNVAMLNLGNALGPAIAGLLITWHPGQYLLAPWCSLVAGVLALVTVTVTAVAERRRRTDPASVLPVEPCAAEDLAA; encoded by the coding sequence ATGACGACAATGACAAGGCCGGCGAGACGCCTGCCATCCGGCGTATTGGTGCTCTCGACGTGCGTATTCACCGTGTGTATCAGCGAATTCATGATCTCGGGCCTGCTCGACGCGATGTCCGCCTCGTTCCGGCGGCCTGCGCCGGTGATCGCGTTGCTCACCACGGTTTTCGCAATCGCGGTGATGGTCGGCGCGCCTGTCACGGCGGCGTTCACCGTCCGGTTGCACCCCAAGCGCACCCTGATCGCCGCGATGTCGGCATTCGCTGTCGCACATGTGCTTTCGGCGGTGAGCCCGGTCTTCTGGGCGGTGATCGCCTTCCGCGCGCTATCCGGTATCGCTTGCGCCACACTGCTGTCCGTCGGTGCGGTCGCGGCGGTGCGCATGGTCGAACCGTCGATGACGGCGCGGGCGCTGACCGTGCTGCTTGGTGGAATGACCGTGGCAAACGTTGTGGGAGTGCCGGTTTCGGCGTGGGTCGGGTCGTTTTTCGGTTGGCAGGCCGCCTTCGTGCTGGTTGCCGTGCTTGCCGTGGTCGGATGTGTGTTTTTGGCGAGGATCAGGATCGAACCCGCACCGTCGGCCGGCGACGGCCTGCGCACGCAGCTGGTCGTGGAAGCGCGCGTCCTGATTCGTCCGGCGATGCTGGTCACCTTTGCCGTGGTGGTGCTGTTCCAGGTGGCCATGTTCGCAACGTTCACCTACCTGCAGCCGTTGACCACGCAGATCGGACACCTCGGATCCGGTGTGACGGGCGGACTTCTCGCCCTGTTCGGGGTCGGGTCCATGATCGGCGTCACCATCGGCGGCGCCGCGGTTCGGCACGGTTTCCTGCGCACCATGGTGATCAGCGTGATCGGCATCATCGTCACGATCGCGGCATTGATGTTGTTGATCCACCAGTCGGTGATCGTGTTGGGTGTGGTCGTCTTCCTTTTCGGGACAGCCGCTTGCGCGATCACCCCGGCCCTCAACGGTCGTGTGTTCGCGCTGGCGGGTGACGCGCCCACGCTGGCGTCGGGCGTGAACGTCGCCATGCTCAATCTCGGTAATGCCTTGGGGCCGGCCATCGCCGGGTTGCTCATCACCTGGCATCCCGGCCAGTACCTGCTCGCCCCGTGGTGCTCGCTGGTGGCCGGCGTCCTCGCCTTGGTCACGGTTACCGTCACCGCGGTCGCCGAACGACGACGGCGCACGGACCCGGCATCCGTCTTGCCGGTGGAGCCTTGTGCCGCAGAGGATCTCGCGGCCTAG
- a CDS encoding WXG100 family type VII secretion target, with the protein MAQQILQVDPDHLRRGAGRFDEHHGDMCGVLADIHHGHDQLQDSWSGAAADTVREVWDDMHPRIRTHVDRIATYAADLNSAATAYDGTDAHSGSEISGAAVYLEI; encoded by the coding sequence ATGGCACAGCAGATCTTACAGGTCGATCCGGACCATTTGCGGCGCGGCGCAGGCCGATTCGACGAACATCACGGGGATATGTGCGGCGTTCTGGCCGATATTCACCACGGACACGACCAATTGCAGGATTCGTGGTCCGGAGCGGCGGCCGATACGGTCCGGGAGGTGTGGGACGACATGCATCCTCGGATCAGGACCCATGTCGACCGGATCGCCACCTACGCAGCCGACCTGAATTCGGCGGCGACGGCCTATGACGGCACCGATGCCCACAGTGGGTCGGAAATCAGCGGCGCCGCAGTGTATCTGGAGATCTAG